The segment AAGCCCTTCAGCATGGAGGAAGTCCTGCTACGCCTGCACCGCCTGGTCCAGCGCTCGGGAGTGGCCGCGATGGACACTGCCGAGCTGGTTGTAGGCGACCTGACCCTGAACGTGGACACGCGTGAAGTTACCCGTGGCGGCGAAGACATCCCGCTCACGGCGACCCAGTTCGAGCTCTTGCGCTACCTCATGGAAAATCCCAAACGCGTGGTCAGCAAGGCTCAGATCCTCGACCGCGTGTGGGACTACGATTTCGGCGGGCAAGCAAACATCGTGGAGCTTTACATCTCATACCTGCGTAAGAAGATCGAGGCCAACCACCCGCCCATGATCCACACCGTGCGCGGAGCAGGCTACGTCATCAAGCCTGCCGAATAGCCGGGGCGTCGAATGTCCGCACTCTCGGGTATCCCCCGCCAGACCGACCATCGTTGGTTCAATCCTTCAACCTGGCACTTGCGCACGCGCTTGATCCTTCTCTCCATGGCGCTCCTCGTGGCCATCTGCGGTGCCGTCGGGGTGGTCAGCTACGCCTCCATGGACGTGTTCCTCACGAAGCAGCTCGACCAGCAATTGATGCAGGCCTCCCATGGCCGCCCGCCGCAAGGCAACCCGGGCGGCCGTCCGGAC is part of the Arthrobacter ramosus genome and harbors:
- a CDS encoding response regulator transcription factor, which translates into the protein MASSHSMTNNLPQLSHPDGSPIRALVVDDEPSLAELMSMGLRMAGWSVAVAGDGPAAVKLAKDFRPDVLVLDVMLPGFDGVELLGRIRTFAPEVPALFLTAKDDVQDRIVGLAAGGDDYVTKPFSMEEVLLRLHRLVQRSGVAAMDTAELVVGDLTLNVDTREVTRGGEDIPLTATQFELLRYLMENPKRVVSKAQILDRVWDYDFGGQANIVELYISYLRKKIEANHPPMIHTVRGAGYVIKPAE